In one window of Calliphora vicina unplaced genomic scaffold, idCalVici1.1 scaffold_33, whole genome shotgun sequence DNA:
- the LOC135963004 gene encoding uncharacterized protein LOC135963004: MRQHATTSRANETPPERELRIENMRHHATTSRANETPSEREGRLQGLRHHATTLRANETSEQREARMEAQRIQTSSRRAAERSEQQEQNRNRMAVNRRNTSDAYARIAFNYRTDMDYANDILVAIGPMNVVCQYYMLPPPEPLKSLISGTSEDSRNFLSNIRKYNSCFQMTSFGATKVVRDNYMPTFRVQGQIYHLMGSILPIPNEEPKFLQIYFMGQADDNVQVQQRQHYNPGTKQRIVAELQVMFHENNELIRTFKQAKDDPRLCTDDHVIAIHDKTPAGQHQGRYNAPTMDDVAILMVGDPIAPRDIIIRRRDM, encoded by the exons ATGCGGCAGCATGCCACAACATCACGAGCTAACGAAACACCGCCAGAACGAGAACTACGCATAGAAAATATGCGGCATCATGCCACTACATCACGAGCTAACGAAACGCCATCAGAAAGGGAAGGGCGCCTTCAAGGTCTGCGTCACCATGCCACAACATTGAGAGCAAATGAAACATCAGAACAACGAGAAGCACGCATGGAAGCCCAGCGTATTCAAACATCATCAAGAAGAGCAGCAGAGAGGTCAGAGCAACAAGAACAAAATCGCAATCGAATGGCGGTTAATCGTCGGAATACTTCTGATGCTTACGCACGTATTGCATTTAATTACAGAACAGATATGGACTATGCTAATGATATATTAGTGGCAATTGGTCCCATGAATGTAGTTTGCCAATATT ATATGCTTCCACCACCAGAACCTTTAAAGTCACTGATTTCAG GAACTAGCGAGGATTCTCGAAATTTTCTTAGTAACATAAGAAAATATAATTCGTGTTTTCAAATGACATCATTCGGAGCTACTAAAGTAGTTCGAGATAATTACATGCCAACATTTCGTGTGCAAGGACAAATATATCATCTAATGGGATCAATTTTGCCAATTCCAAATGAAGAGCCCAAgtttcttcaaatttatttcatggGACAGGCAGATGATAATGTTCAGGTACAACAACGGCAGCATTATAACCCTGGAACAAAGCAACGTATTGTAGCTGAATTACAGGTAATGTTTCATGAAAACAACGAATTAATAAGGACCTTTAAGCAAGCCAAAGATGACCCGCGATTATGTACAGATGACCACGTCATAGCGATTCATGATAAAACACCAGCTGGACAACACCAAGGACGTTACAATGCACCCACAATGGACGATGTGGCAATTCTAATGGTTGGTGATCCAATAGCCCCACGTGATATTATTATTCGTAGACGTGAC aTGTAA